The following proteins are encoded in a genomic region of Amycolatopsis sulphurea:
- a CDS encoding carbohydrate ABC transporter permease, protein MRPRRRAGAWVYVVLAGVLAGSIFPLYWSFAVSSRDNSAIGETSPLLLPGGHFFENVQRVFDTVDFWQAIGNSLIVASTVMVSNVVLSTVAGYAFARLRFPGRNSLFLLVAGSAMVPAQLGVIPLFLVINDLGWYGRLEAVIVPGLVSAFGVFWMRQACEGAVSADLIDAATVDGASVLRTFWHVAVPALRPHAAVLAMITFLGAWNDYFWPLAVLDSSDSPTVQVVLSQLASGYYTDYALMLTGATLGVLPVIVLFLLLGRYLVRSIAGGVRYG, encoded by the coding sequence GTGAGGCCGCGGCGGCGCGCGGGCGCCTGGGTGTACGTGGTGCTGGCCGGTGTGCTCGCCGGCTCGATCTTCCCGTTGTACTGGTCGTTCGCGGTGTCCAGCCGGGACAATTCGGCGATCGGGGAGACCTCGCCGCTGCTGCTGCCCGGCGGGCATTTCTTCGAGAACGTCCAGCGCGTGTTCGACACGGTGGACTTCTGGCAGGCCATCGGGAACTCGCTGATCGTGGCGAGCACCGTGATGGTGTCCAATGTGGTCCTGTCCACTGTGGCCGGTTACGCCTTCGCGCGACTGCGTTTCCCCGGCCGTAACAGCCTGTTCCTCCTGGTCGCCGGTTCGGCGATGGTGCCGGCGCAGCTCGGCGTGATCCCGCTGTTCCTGGTGATCAACGATCTCGGCTGGTACGGCAGGCTGGAGGCGGTGATCGTGCCCGGCCTGGTGAGCGCGTTCGGGGTGTTCTGGATGCGCCAGGCGTGCGAGGGCGCGGTGTCCGCCGACCTGATCGACGCGGCCACTGTGGACGGAGCCTCGGTCCTGCGCACCTTCTGGCACGTGGCCGTACCCGCACTCCGCCCGCACGCCGCGGTGCTGGCCATGATCACCTTCCTCGGCGCGTGGAACGACTACTTCTGGCCGCTGGCGGTGCTGGATTCCTCGGACAGCCCGACCGTGCAGGTAGTGCTCTCGCAACTGGCCAGCGGGTACTACACGGACTACGCACTGATGCTGACCGGCGCGACCCTCGGCGTGCTGCCGGTGATCGTCCTCTTCCTGCTGCTGGGCCGGTATCTGGTCCGCAGCATCGCCGGCGGCGTGCGTTACGGCTAG